CCCGGAGTGCACGGTCCTTCCTCCGGTCGGCGTCTTCGCGGCGGCCGACGTGCTCGAGGCCGTGCCTGCCGATCGTGTCGTACTCGATCGCGATCCGCAGTTCGGGAAGCAGGAGATCCGGCCACACCTCCAGGTGGGTGAAGAACGGACGAGCGACGCGGACGGCGTTGCGGCCCGGCGTGACGGCGACCCGCCCGAAGAGATCGGCGCGCAGGCGGTCTTCGACAGCGGATGCCGGTGCCGGCGCGCACTCGGAGACGAACGGGTCCCCAACCGGGAGCGCGGGCGTCTTGTCGCACAGGCTCACGGCACGCTTCGGCCGCCGGGCGCGCAGGAGACTCGCCTCCGTGACGAGGGGAGCCTCCGGGACGGGGACGGCATCCCTCATCGGGAGGGCGACGACACGACGCGGATTCGCCCGTTCGGCGCACTCCGGGCACCACCCGCTGCGGCGGCGCTCCCGCCCCGGCCGGGCCCGCTGCTCCTCCGGGGTGGCGGCGAACCGGTGACCGGCGTCGCACTCCCACAGCAGCAGCACGTCGGCCGCCGGGGGGATCTGCGAGAGGGTGATCCCCGCGTTGAGTTCGGGGTGGTACTGCCGGATGAGGGCGGGATACGCCGCCCACGCCTCGCGGTAGGTGCCGACGGCGTAGGGCTCGGCCACCCCCTTCGACCACTGTCGACGCGCCCACCACGCCTCGACCCGCTCCGCCATGGACCCGAGGGTAGGAGCGGCTACCGACATGCCGGCCCGCGGCATCCGAGGATTTATCTTGCATCCCCACTATTTGCGAGCGAGACTATTGGTATGGAACTCCAGGACATCCCCGTCACCACCCTCCGCGGCGAGCACACGACCTTCGGCGAGCTCACCGCCGGCCGCGCCGCCCTCGTCGTCAACGTCGCCTCCCGCTGCGGGCTCGCCCCCCAGTACGAGACGCTCGAAGCGCTGCACAAGAAGTACGCCGACCGCGGCTTCACGGTGATCGGCTTCCCCAGCAACCAGTTCCTGCAGGAGCTCGGCTCCGAGGAGAAGATCGCCGAGTACTGCTCGGCCACCTGGGGCGTGACGTTCCCGATGTCGGAGAAGGTCAAGCTCAACGGGAAGAAGGCCCACCCGCTCTACCAGGCGCTCACCACGGTGCCCGGCGCCGACGGCAAGGCCGGCGGCATCAGCTGGAACTTCGAGAAGTTCGTCATCAGCCCCACCGGCGACGTCGCGCGCTTCTCGCCGCGGACGCTGCCCGACGACCCCGCCGTGATCGCCGCGATCGAGGCGGCCCTGCCCTCGGCGGGCGACGCCGGCGACGCGTGACCGGCGACGCCGCGCCGGCGCTCGCGATCGAGCGGTCGCTGTGCCTGTCGCTGTACGCCGCCGCGAACGCGACCGTGCAGCTGTACCGCGACCTGCTCGCCCCCTGGGGGATCAGCTACCCGCAGATGCTCGTGCTCGCGGTGCTCGCCGAAGAGCCGCGCACGACGCCGGGCCGCATCGCCGAGGTGCTGATGCTGGATGCCAGCAGCGTCGCCGGCCTGTTGGGACGGCTGGAGGCGGCGGGCCTCGTGACCCGCGAGATCGACCCCGCCGATCGGCGGCGGATCGTCGTGACCGCCACCGACCGGGCCCAGGAGATCGCGGGCCACCACGACTGGCTGGAGCGGTGCATCGCCGACGCGATCGGGCTCGACCCCGACGCGGCGGCGGACCTCACGGCATCCCTCGGCCGGCTGCGCGCGTCGATGCTCGACTTCGACCGCGACGCCGCCGTCGCCGCCCTCGGCTGAGGCGCGACGGTCACCCCTCGAGCCGTGTCTGTGCCGTGCGGTACCGTGCGAGCGAACCGACGAAAGGCGCGAGGATGCCGGATACCACCTGTCACGTGTCGATGTCGCTCGACGGCTTCATCGCCGGGCCGGAGCAGTCGCTCGAGCAGCCGCTCGGCGCGCGGGGCATGGAGTTGCACCGCTGGCACCTCGGTGATCTGCGGGCGACGGCGGCGGATGCCGAGGCTTCCGCCTGGCTGGGCCGACCGCGCGGCGCGTACGTCATGGGCCGGAAAATGTTCGGACCCGTGCGCGGCGAGTGGAGTGAGGACTGGCGGGGATGGTGGGGCGACGAGCCTCCCTACCACGCACCCGTCTTCGTCCTCACGCACCATCCGCGTGAGGCGATCGAGATGGCCGGCGGCACGACCTTCCACTTCGTGACGGCGGGGTTCGACGCGGCATACGCGCGCGCCGTCGAGGCGGCGGACGACCGCGGCGTCGCCATCGCCGGCGGCGCATCCACCGTGCGACAGGCCCTCGCCGCCGGAGTGGTCGACGAGCTCACCCTCGACATCGCGCCGGTGCTGCTGGGGTCGGGCGAGCGCATCTTCGACGGCGACCCGACCTTCAATTTCGAGCCCGTCGAGGTGCTGCACTCCCCGCTCGCCACGCACGTGAAGTACCGGCGGATCGGGCGCTGAGCCTGCGCTACGCCGCCGGGTCGGGGGTGATGAGGCGCTGGAGTGCGGGCGCGTAGTGGGCGATGACGTCGGCGCGATCGGTGCGCGACAGGTTCTCGTCCTCGACGATCCACAGCGCGTACATGAGTCCGCCCACCATGGCGGCGACGAGCCGAGCGCGCAGCTCCGCATGCGGACCGCGGAGCACCTCGACCAGCGGCGCGACGAAGTTCTCCTCGTGCGCAGCACTCAGGGCCGAGCCGATGCGACCGGCATCGCTGCCGCGGATGAGCTCGAGGTAGACCGAGCGCAGCCGGTCGTCGGCATCCAGCACGTACTCGACGATCCGGGTGCCGAGGGTGTCCCAGGGTTCGTCGAAGCGCAGCGCGTCGCCGGGCAGCACCTGCATGGTGTGCAGGAACAGCTGCTCCTTCGAGCCGTAGTGGCGGATGACCATGGCGGGATCGGCGCCGGCTTCGCGAGCGATCCTCCGCACGGAGGTGGCAGCGTAGCCGTCCGTCGCGAAGAGGGATGCCGCGGCATCCGCGATCGCTTCGCGGGTCTTGCCCTTCGCACCGCCCATGACCACCTCCTCCCCCGAGTATGCCAACTCGGGGGACCCGTCTCGCACACAAGTCAACAGTGTTGACATTGCGTTTTTCACGGCCGAGAATCGAGGACACCCGGCACCGGTGCCGGCACCCGAGAGGAACGACCATGGCCGACAAGCCCCTGACCGCGAAGAGTTCGATCGGCGACTGGCTGAAGCATCCCGTCGGCGGCCCGCTGCTGCGAGACCTGCTGGCCCAGGGCGGTCAGACCGAGAAGGCCCTCGCACCCGTCCGCCTGCTGTCGCTGCAGCGCCTGGTCAGCATGAGCAAGGGCCAGCTGCCCCAGGAGGTCGTCGACGACATGGTGCGGCGCGCCAACGGCGGCACCGCGCCCGTGGAGAGCGACGACACCGAAGACGACGACGCCGTCTGGCGCGAGCAGATCACCCCCGGCCGGTTCGACGGTCGCACCGTCATCGTCACCGGCGCCGGCTCGGGTATCGGCCGTGCTACCGCGACGCGCATCGTCCGCGAGGGCGGGCGCGTCGTCGCCGTCGACGTCTCGGCATCCCGCCTCGAGGAGCTCGCCGCGGAGCACGGTGACGAGCAGATCGTCGCCGTGACGGCCGACATCACGGATGCCGACGGCGTCGCCGCCATCGTGGCAGCCGCCGGCCCGCGCATCGACGGGCTCGCGAACATCGCCGGGATCATGGACGACATGAGCCCGCTGCACGAGGTGAGCGACGCGATCTGGGAGCGCGTGTTCGCCGTCAACGTCGACGGCATGTTCCGGCTCAGCCGCGCGGTGCTGCCGGTCATGCTCGCGGCGGGAACGGGCGCGATCGTCAACGTGGCCTCGGAGGCGGGGCTCCGCGGCTCGGCCGCCGGTG
This genomic window from Candidatus Microbacterium phytovorans contains:
- a CDS encoding glutathione peroxidase, producing MELQDIPVTTLRGEHTTFGELTAGRAALVVNVASRCGLAPQYETLEALHKKYADRGFTVIGFPSNQFLQELGSEEKIAEYCSATWGVTFPMSEKVKLNGKKAHPLYQALTTVPGADGKAGGISWNFEKFVISPTGDVARFSPRTLPDDPAVIAAIEAALPSAGDAGDA
- a CDS encoding dihydrofolate reductase family protein — encoded protein: MPDTTCHVSMSLDGFIAGPEQSLEQPLGARGMELHRWHLGDLRATAADAEASAWLGRPRGAYVMGRKMFGPVRGEWSEDWRGWWGDEPPYHAPVFVLTHHPREAIEMAGGTTFHFVTAGFDAAYARAVEAADDRGVAIAGGASTVRQALAAGVVDELTLDIAPVLLGSGERIFDGDPTFNFEPVEVLHSPLATHVKYRRIGR
- a CDS encoding MarR family transcriptional regulator, which translates into the protein MTGDAAPALAIERSLCLSLYAAANATVQLYRDLLAPWGISYPQMLVLAVLAEEPRTTPGRIAEVLMLDASSVAGLLGRLEAAGLVTREIDPADRRRIVVTATDRAQEIAGHHDWLERCIADAIGLDPDAAADLTASLGRLRASMLDFDRDAAVAALG
- a CDS encoding SDR family oxidoreductase, with amino-acid sequence MADKPLTAKSSIGDWLKHPVGGPLLRDLLAQGGQTEKALAPVRLLSLQRLVSMSKGQLPQEVVDDMVRRANGGTAPVESDDTEDDDAVWREQITPGRFDGRTVIVTGAGSGIGRATATRIVREGGRVVAVDVSASRLEELAAEHGDEQIVAVTADITDADGVAAIVAAAGPRIDGLANIAGIMDDMSPLHEVSDAIWERVFAVNVDGMFRLSRAVLPVMLAAGTGAIVNVASEAGLRGSAAGAAYTASKHAVVGLTRSAAFMYAPRGIRINAVAPGPVATNIAGPDMSGEYQQRIAAAMAMLPPIAEPEQLAASITFLLSDDGTNVNGVILPSDGGWSAV
- a CDS encoding zinc-ribbon domain-containing protein, whose amino-acid sequence is MAERVEAWWARRQWSKGVAEPYAVGTYREAWAAYPALIRQYHPELNAGITLSQIPPAADVLLLWECDAGHRFAATPEEQRARPGRERRRSGWCPECAERANPRRVVALPMRDAVPVPEAPLVTEASLLRARRPKRAVSLCDKTPALPVGDPFVSECAPAPASAVEDRLRADLFGRVAVTPGRNAVRVARPFFTHLEVWPDLLLPELRIAIEYDTIGRHGLEHVGRREDADRRKDRALRGAGWEVVRLRTGRLEPLGPHDLQLAGWNARALGRLIDVLRDIRGPLMVDAYLV
- a CDS encoding TetR family transcriptional regulator — translated: MGGAKGKTREAIADAAASLFATDGYAATSVRRIAREAGADPAMVIRHYGSKEQLFLHTMQVLPGDALRFDEPWDTLGTRIVEYVLDADDRLRSVYLELIRGSDAGRIGSALSAAHEENFVAPLVEVLRGPHAELRARLVAAMVGGLMYALWIVEDENLSRTDRADVIAHYAPALQRLITPDPAA